In Aegilops tauschii subsp. strangulata cultivar AL8/78 chromosome 3, Aet v6.0, whole genome shotgun sequence, one genomic interval encodes:
- the LOC141042489 gene encoding uncharacterized protein, with product MADKQNNKGKEKMRCSDSLSDDSDSVRPCKRPRRPAPETTPEQPSAQGSLKIRDRKGWQHGIIIDGNRNWKCKYCPMVGRSGGVTSLKHHVAGGSTRVRACPSAPKHVSKEVKRWLDSRRRKPKWTARKGTVVQPAMATTTDPKNPVPSNSTQGSDENSAFPSPASFMTPLVDMMLAAAEVLRAEEEQAKDSEKKP from the exons atggctgacAAACAGAACAACAAGGGGAAGGAGAAGATGCGCTGCTCGGACTCGCTGTCCGACGATTCAGATTCAGTACGGCCCTGCAAGAGGCCCCGGCGGCCGGCTCCAGAGACCACCCCGGAGCAGCCG AGCGCACAAGGTTCCCTGAAAATCAGGGATCGTAAGGGATGgcagcatggtatcatcatcgACGGAAACAGAAACTGGAAGTGCAAGTACTGCCCCATGGTTGGGCGCAGCGGCGGCGTCACCAGCCTCAAGCATCATGTTGCTGGTGGCAGCACCAGGGTAAGGGCCTGCCCATCTGCTCCTAAACATGTCTCCAAGGAGGTGAAACGTTGGTTGGACAGTAGAAGGCGGAAACCAAAGTGGACTGCACGAAAAGGGACTGTTGTGCAGCCGGCTATGGCCACAACCACTGACCCCAAGAACCCTGTACCCAGCAATTCGACACAAGGTTCTGATGAAAACAGTGCATTCCCCTCCCCAGCATCATTCATGACACCTCTTGTGGACATGATGCTTGCTGCCGCGGAGGTGCTGAGGGCGGAGGAGGAGCAGGCCAAGGACTCTGAAAAGAAGCCATGA